The proteins below come from a single Macaca fascicularis isolate 582-1 chromosome 9, T2T-MFA8v1.1 genomic window:
- the DCLRE1C gene encoding protein artemis isoform X11, with protein MDKVVEILKPLCRSSQSMEPQYKPLGKLKRARTIHRDSEEEDDYLFDDPLPIPLRHKLPYQETLQPEVFSMTAVSEKQPEKLRQTLGCCRTESTQSSRFTNFVDCEESNSESEEELGIPASLQGDLGSVLHQQKADGDVPQWEVFFKRNDEITDENLENFPSSIEAGGSQSPKLFSDSDGESTHISSQNSSQSTHITEQGSQGWDSQSDTVLLSSQERNSGDITSLGKGDYRPTIKENIPASLMEQNVICPKDTCSDLKSRVQDVTTVPSTGEPITLSSEKHIPEEKSLLNLSTNVDSQSSSDFEVPSTPEAELPKREDLQYLYEKLATGSHSVTQARMQWCHHDSLHP; from the exons ATGGATAAAGTTGTCGAAAT CTTAAAGCCTTTATGCCGGTCTTCCCAAAGTATGGAGCCACAGTATAAACCACTGGGAAAACTGAAGAGAGCTAGAACAATCCACCGAGACTCAG AGGAAGAAGATGACTATCTCTTTGATGATCCTCTGCCAATACCTTTAAGGCACAAACTTCCATACCAGGAAACTCTTCAACCTGAGGTATTTTCAATGACTGCAGTATCAGAAAAGCAGCCCGAAAAACTGAGACAAACTCTAGGATGCTGCAGAACAGAGAGTACGCAGAGCTCTCGTTTCACAAACTTTGTAGATTGTGAAGAATCCAACAGTGAAAGTGAAGAAGAATTAGGAATCCCAGCTTCACTGCAAGGAGATCTGGGCTCTGTACTTCACCAGCAAAAGGCTGATGGGGATGTACCCCAGTGGGAAgtattctttaaaagaaatgatgaaaTCACAGATGAGAACTTGGAAAACTTCCCTTCCTCCATAGAGGCAGGGGGATCTCAGTCACCGAAGCTTTTCAGTGACTCTGATGGAGAATCAACTCACATCTCCTCCCAGAATTCTTCCCAGTCAACACACATAACAGAACAAGGAAGTCAAGGCTGGGACAGCCAATCTGATACTGTTTTGTTATCCTCCCAAGAGAGAAACAGTGGGGATATTACTTCCTTGGGTAAAGGTGACTACAGACCAACAATCAAAGAGAATATTCCTGCCTCTCTAATGGAACAAAATGTAATTTGCCCAAAGGATACTTGTTCTGATTTGAAAAGCAGAGTTCAAGATGTAACAACAGTTCCTAGTACTGGAGAACCAATTACTCTAAGCAGTGAGAAACATATACCTGAGGAAAAAAGTTTGCTAAATCTTAGCACAAATGTGGATTCCCAGAGCTCTTCTGATTTTGAAGTTCCCTCAACTCCAGAAGCTGAGTTACCTAAA
- the DCLRE1C gene encoding protein artemis isoform X10, which translates to MCTFSAQIKDFLSYVCPVNAYPNVIPVGTTMDKVVEILKPLCRSSQSMEPQYKPLGKLKRARTIHRDSEEEDDYLFDDPLPIPLRHKLPYQETLQPEVFSMTAVSEKQPEKLRQTLGCCRTESTQSSRFTNFVDCEESNSESEEELGIPASLQGDLGSVLHQQKADGDVPQWEVFFKRNDEITDENLENFPSSIEAGGSQSPKLFSDSDGESTHISSQNSSQSTHITEQGSQGWDSQSDTVLLSSQERNSGDITSLGKGDYRPTIKENIPASLMEQNVICPKDTCSDLKSRVQDVTTVPSTGEPITLSSEKHIPEEKSLLNLSTNVDSQSSSDFEVPSTPEAELPKREDLQYLYEKLATGSHSVTQARMQWCHHDSLHP; encoded by the exons ATGTGCACATTCTCAGCTCAG atTAAAGATTTCTTGAGCTACGTCTGTCCTGTGAACGCATATCCAAATGTCATTCCAGTTGGCACAACTATGGATAAAGTTGTCGAAAT CTTAAAGCCTTTATGCCGGTCTTCCCAAAGTATGGAGCCACAGTATAAACCACTGGGAAAACTGAAGAGAGCTAGAACAATCCACCGAGACTCAG AGGAAGAAGATGACTATCTCTTTGATGATCCTCTGCCAATACCTTTAAGGCACAAACTTCCATACCAGGAAACTCTTCAACCTGAGGTATTTTCAATGACTGCAGTATCAGAAAAGCAGCCCGAAAAACTGAGACAAACTCTAGGATGCTGCAGAACAGAGAGTACGCAGAGCTCTCGTTTCACAAACTTTGTAGATTGTGAAGAATCCAACAGTGAAAGTGAAGAAGAATTAGGAATCCCAGCTTCACTGCAAGGAGATCTGGGCTCTGTACTTCACCAGCAAAAGGCTGATGGGGATGTACCCCAGTGGGAAgtattctttaaaagaaatgatgaaaTCACAGATGAGAACTTGGAAAACTTCCCTTCCTCCATAGAGGCAGGGGGATCTCAGTCACCGAAGCTTTTCAGTGACTCTGATGGAGAATCAACTCACATCTCCTCCCAGAATTCTTCCCAGTCAACACACATAACAGAACAAGGAAGTCAAGGCTGGGACAGCCAATCTGATACTGTTTTGTTATCCTCCCAAGAGAGAAACAGTGGGGATATTACTTCCTTGGGTAAAGGTGACTACAGACCAACAATCAAAGAGAATATTCCTGCCTCTCTAATGGAACAAAATGTAATTTGCCCAAAGGATACTTGTTCTGATTTGAAAAGCAGAGTTCAAGATGTAACAACAGTTCCTAGTACTGGAGAACCAATTACTCTAAGCAGTGAGAAACATATACCTGAGGAAAAAAGTTTGCTAAATCTTAGCACAAATGTGGATTCCCAGAGCTCTTCTGATTTTGAAGTTCCCTCAACTCCAGAAGCTGAGTTACCTAAA